A part of Deinococcus aerius genomic DNA contains:
- a CDS encoding FAD-dependent oxidoreductase translates to MEFGPQNVCIVGGGPAGLVLALLLARQGIPVSVLEAARDFERSFRGDTLHPAIMELLAGLGLAAPLLRLSHTRAHRARLVRAQGSQVIADFSRLRTPYPYLTVMAQSRFLTFLAAELGRYPHARVVFGARVEGLLEEGGWVRGVRYRQAGELHDLPAALTVGADGRFSKVRELAGLKLRRLSPGQDVLWFALPRRPSDPGGSIDLHLRGPHCIVTTDHGERWQVGYSIRKGSYAQARAAGVDPIRQAVAGTIPWLAERVQALTEWRQLHLLAVEVARVRRWWRPGLLLIGDAAHPISPIGGLGINMAVQDAVAAANLLSGPLRAGRLRPRHLARVQRTRAWQIAVLQAQQVIEEREVEGLDRRETVHVPTLLLRVLHGVPGLQRLPGYITAYGLRPVRLHSRWREARVEAG, encoded by the coding sequence ATGGAATTCGGCCCGCAGAACGTGTGCATCGTGGGGGGAGGTCCGGCGGGGCTGGTGCTGGCGCTGCTTCTCGCCCGGCAGGGCATCCCGGTCAGCGTGCTGGAGGCCGCGCGCGACTTCGAGCGCAGTTTCCGGGGCGACACCCTGCACCCGGCGATCATGGAACTCCTCGCGGGGCTGGGACTCGCGGCGCCCCTGCTGCGGCTCTCGCACACCCGCGCGCACCGGGCCCGGCTGGTCCGCGCGCAGGGAAGCCAGGTCATCGCCGACTTCTCCCGGCTGCGCACCCCCTACCCCTACCTGACCGTCATGGCCCAGTCGCGCTTCCTGACCTTCCTGGCCGCCGAACTGGGCCGCTATCCCCATGCGCGGGTGGTCTTCGGCGCCCGGGTCGAGGGCCTGCTGGAGGAGGGGGGGTGGGTCCGGGGCGTCCGCTACCGACAGGCGGGGGAGCTGCATGACCTGCCCGCCGCGCTGACCGTGGGGGCCGACGGGCGCTTTTCCAAGGTGCGGGAGCTGGCGGGCTTGAAGTTGCGCCGCCTCTCGCCCGGCCAGGACGTGCTGTGGTTCGCCCTGCCCCGGCGCCCGAGCGACCCGGGAGGCAGCATCGACCTCCACTTGCGGGGACCGCACTGCATCGTGACCACCGACCACGGCGAGCGCTGGCAGGTGGGCTACTCCATCCGCAAGGGGAGCTACGCGCAGGCCCGCGCCGCCGGGGTGGACCCCATCCGGCAGGCGGTGGCGGGCACCATTCCCTGGCTGGCCGAGCGGGTGCAGGCGTTGACCGAGTGGCGGCAACTGCACCTCCTCGCCGTCGAGGTGGCCCGCGTGCGGCGCTGGTGGCGGCCCGGATTGCTCCTCATCGGCGACGCCGCGCACCCCATCTCACCCATCGGGGGGCTGGGGATCAACATGGCCGTGCAGGACGCGGTGGCGGCGGCCAACCTGCTCTCGGGGCCGTTGCGGGCGGGGCGGCTGCGGCCCCGGCACCTGGCCCGCGTTCAGCGCACCCGCGCGTGGCAGATCGCCGTCCTCCAGGCCCAGCAGGTCATCGAGGAGCGCGAGGTCGAGGGCCTGGACAGACGGGAAACCGTCCACGTGCCCACCCTGCTGCTGCGGGTGCTGCACGGCGTTCCTGGCCTGCAACGCCTGCCCGGGTACATCACCGCCTACGGGCTGAGGCCGGTGCGGCTGCATTCACGCTGGCGGGAGGCCCGGGTGGAGGCGGGGTAG
- the yidD gene encoding membrane protein insertion efficiency factor YidD, whose product MPPLDVLALSGIRLYQRSLSPHKGFRCAHAALHGGESCSAAVARIVQEDGLRGGRARILARFRECRAAYNVLHAGSPLAFGTSGPRVRGVCCCGPIPIPFRCG is encoded by the coding sequence ATGCCCCCTCTCGATGTCCTCGCCCTCTCCGGCATCCGCCTCTATCAACGGTCTCTCTCGCCGCACAAGGGGTTTCGCTGCGCGCACGCGGCTCTTCACGGCGGTGAATCCTGTTCAGCAGCGGTGGCGCGCATCGTTCAGGAGGATGGGTTAAGGGGTGGACGCGCCCGCATCCTCGCCCGTTTCCGGGAGTGCCGCGCGGCCTACAACGTCCTGCACGCCGGTTCTCCCCTCGCCTTCGGCACGAGCGGGCCGAGGGTCAGGGGTGTGTGCTGCTGCGGGCCGATTCCCATTCCCTTCCGCTGCGGGTAG
- a CDS encoding putative glycolipid-binding domain-containing protein, with protein sequence MDAVWRSLDPEEPSLEHLCLTGWTRAEGTVVGVAGGRPYTLNYLVEIAPDGHPTFVGADVAGGAALTLRRSATGEWASGTRRPRPDLRGCADVDIRATPFTNTLPIRRLGLSVGESRELRAVWVDVPTLELRVARQRYKRTGEATYRYENLDSGYTNEITVDRFGLVTLYPGAFERLI encoded by the coding sequence GTGGACGCGGTGTGGCGCAGCCTGGACCCGGAGGAACCCAGCCTGGAACACCTGTGCCTGACGGGCTGGACCCGGGCGGAGGGAACGGTGGTGGGCGTGGCCGGGGGGCGGCCCTACACCCTGAATTACCTCGTGGAGATCGCGCCGGACGGCCATCCCACCTTCGTCGGCGCCGATGTCGCGGGTGGGGCGGCCCTCACGCTTCGCCGTTCGGCGACGGGGGAGTGGGCCAGCGGCACGCGGCGCCCCCGCCCGGACCTGCGCGGCTGCGCCGACGTGGATATTCGCGCCACCCCCTTCACGAACACGCTGCCCATCCGCCGCCTCGGCCTGTCCGTGGGGGAGAGCCGCGAACTGCGCGCCGTGTGGGTGGACGTTCCCACGCTCGAACTCCGGGTGGCGCGCCAACGCTACAAGCGGACGGGTGAAGCCACTTATCGTTACGAGAACCTGGACAGCGGCTACACCAATGAAATCACAGTGGACCGCTTCGGGCTCGTCACCCTCTACCCCGGGGCCTTTGAGCGCCTGATCTGA
- a CDS encoding Gfo/Idh/MocA family protein: MPQKPDLPLPEAERRRVGYAIVGIGELSAGELIPAARTSEHAYVAALVTSEPEKGRAFARAYDLTDDDVYTYDRFEDLKDREDVEAVYIVLPNSLHREYVERAARMGKHVLCEKPLSVNAAEAQAMVDACREAGVLLMTAYRCQYTPHHWAARDAVQGGKLGRVKLLDSIHGQVEDDPEAWRLKRDLAGGGPLPDVGIYCLNTIRFVLGQEPEWVFATLHQPGGDERFREVEESVSFMLGFPGGVVANCLTSYGTQKTATLRVLGEGGTVLMDPAFTYQGLSLTISDGQGDFQPKLPDEDQFGLEMDHFARCIRGGKTPWTPGEEGVQDHRIMDAIYESARSGQVVRLERVEGKDAFRGEQPQVPGRE, from the coding sequence ATGCCCCAGAAACCGGACCTGCCCCTTCCCGAGGCCGAGCGGCGCCGCGTCGGGTACGCCATCGTCGGCATCGGCGAGCTGAGCGCGGGGGAGCTGATTCCCGCCGCGCGCACGAGCGAGCACGCCTACGTCGCCGCCCTCGTCACGAGTGAGCCCGAGAAGGGCCGCGCCTTCGCCCGCGCCTACGACCTGACCGACGACGATGTGTACACCTACGACCGCTTCGAGGACCTGAAGGACCGGGAGGACGTGGAGGCCGTCTACATCGTCCTGCCCAACAGCCTTCACCGCGAGTACGTCGAGCGGGCCGCGCGGATGGGCAAGCACGTCCTGTGCGAGAAGCCGCTGAGCGTGAATGCGGCAGAGGCGCAGGCGATGGTGGACGCCTGCCGGGAGGCGGGTGTCCTGCTCATGACCGCCTACCGCTGCCAGTACACGCCCCACCACTGGGCCGCCCGGGACGCCGTGCAGGGCGGCAAACTTGGCCGGGTCAAGCTCCTCGACTCCATCCACGGGCAGGTCGAGGATGACCCCGAGGCGTGGCGGCTGAAGCGCGACCTCGCGGGGGGCGGGCCCCTCCCCGACGTGGGCATCTACTGCCTGAACACCATCCGCTTCGTGCTGGGCCAGGAACCGGAGTGGGTCTTCGCCACCCTGCATCAGCCTGGAGGTGACGAACGCTTCCGCGAGGTCGAGGAGTCGGTCAGCTTCATGCTGGGCTTCCCGGGCGGCGTGGTCGCCAACTGCCTGACGAGCTACGGCACCCAGAAAACGGCCACCCTGCGCGTGCTGGGCGAGGGGGGCACCGTGCTGATGGACCCCGCCTTCACCTACCAGGGCCTGAGCCTGACGATCTCGGACGGGCAGGGCGACTTCCAACCCAAATTGCCCGACGAGGACCAATTCGGGCTGGAGATGGACCACTTCGCCCGGTGCATCCGGGGAGGCAAGACCCCGTGGACCCCCGGCGAGGAGGGCGTGCAGGACCACCGCATCATGGACGCGATCTACGAGAGCGCCCGCAGCGGACAGGTCGTGCGGCTGGAGCGGGTCGAGGGGAAGGACGCTTTCCGGGGCGAGCAGCCGCAGGTGCCGGGGCGCGAGTAG
- a CDS encoding GNAT family N-acetyltransferase, whose amino-acid sequence MTRSTSPLPVTLRDRRPDDLPILSRWLTDPGAEWRRWDAPYFHARTTTQTMQTYVAHLAQTPPDPDEQVIDVDGECVGMVNRSEEPPEGGGWWDLGILIYDPAHWGSGVGTRALGLWVQDTLDWTDAHVLTVTTWSGNERMIRAARRLGFRECCRVREARVVGGVRFDSVRLDLLRSEWEGVQA is encoded by the coding sequence GTGACCCGTTCCACCTCTCCCCTTCCGGTCACGTTGCGCGACCGGCGGCCCGATGACCTGCCCATCCTGTCCCGCTGGCTCACCGATCCGGGGGCCGAGTGGCGGCGCTGGGATGCACCCTACTTTCACGCGCGGACCACCACCCAGACCATGCAGACCTACGTGGCGCACCTCGCCCAGACGCCCCCCGACCCCGACGAGCAGGTGATCGACGTGGACGGCGAGTGCGTGGGCATGGTGAACCGCTCGGAGGAGCCCCCGGAGGGCGGCGGCTGGTGGGACCTGGGCATCCTGATCTACGACCCGGCGCACTGGGGGAGCGGCGTGGGCACCCGCGCCCTGGGCCTGTGGGTGCAGGACACCCTGGACTGGACCGACGCGCACGTGCTCACCGTGACGACCTGGAGCGGCAACGAGCGGATGATCCGGGCCGCGCGGCGGTTGGGCTTCCGCGAGTGCTGCCGGGTGCGCGAGGCGCGGGTGGTCGGCGGCGTGCGGTTCGACAGCGTGCGCCTCGACCTGCTGCGCTCGGAGTGGGAGGGGGTGCAGGCATGA
- a CDS encoding S41 family peptidase has translation MNRKRMTLVAGALAATAAVGYAQLSGYTQADLTKSATGRTFLEVLSDLQRYYLYPVDQTKLLRGAINGAIGSLNDEFTYYSEPADSAIDAENLAGQFYGIGVTLVAANADGSGGKVDNVYKGGAAANAGVQIGDVFVKIGDKDVLTAKLNEIVQLVRGKQGTAVSVTFSRDGKPYTVKMERQPVTIVSVEQTMLPGNVGYIALNTFYNEKASEQFRAAVTSMEKRGVGKLIVDLRDNGGGLLNAGVDVADQFLQSGNIVSLRDRSGKTQVYGRATRGASDYTGKLIVLVNKNSASASEVVSGALQDTGRATIVGEQTFGKGVAQIPLDTPDGGKVAIVANEWLTPKGRQIHKKGITPDVVVKDTRYTVPLNFTGGGLAPGAKLTLTVGGKPVTVTADKDGKFTYTGEVKRPTRSATQGEAVVDVQGDAILKKAVDLLK, from the coding sequence GTGAACCGGAAACGCATGACGCTCGTGGCGGGCGCCCTCGCCGCCACCGCCGCCGTCGGGTACGCGCAGCTCAGCGGCTACACGCAGGCCGACCTCACCAAGTCCGCCACGGGCCGCACCTTCCTGGAAGTGCTGAGCGACCTCCAGCGGTACTACCTCTACCCGGTGGACCAGACCAAGCTCCTGCGCGGGGCGATCAACGGGGCCATCGGCAGCCTGAACGACGAGTTCACCTACTACTCCGAGCCCGCCGACAGCGCCATCGACGCGGAGAACCTCGCCGGACAGTTCTACGGCATCGGCGTGACGCTGGTGGCGGCCAACGCCGACGGCAGCGGCGGCAAGGTGGACAACGTCTACAAGGGCGGCGCCGCCGCGAACGCGGGCGTGCAGATCGGCGACGTGTTCGTGAAGATCGGCGACAAGGACGTGCTCACCGCCAAACTCAACGAGATCGTGCAGCTCGTGCGCGGCAAGCAGGGCACGGCGGTGAGCGTGACCTTCTCGCGCGACGGCAAGCCCTACACGGTGAAGATGGAGCGTCAGCCCGTCACCATCGTGAGCGTCGAGCAGACCATGCTGCCCGGCAATGTTGGCTACATCGCGCTGAACACCTTCTACAACGAGAAGGCCAGCGAGCAGTTCCGCGCGGCGGTTACCAGCATGGAGAAGCGCGGCGTGGGGAAGCTTATCGTCGACCTGCGCGACAACGGCGGTGGCCTGCTGAACGCGGGCGTGGACGTGGCCGACCAGTTCCTCCAGAGTGGCAACATCGTCAGCCTGCGGGACCGCAGCGGCAAAACTCAGGTGTACGGCCGGGCCACCCGCGGCGCCTCGGACTACACCGGCAAGCTGATCGTTCTCGTGAACAAGAACAGCGCCAGCGCCAGCGAGGTCGTGTCGGGCGCGCTTCAGGACACCGGGCGGGCCACCATCGTGGGTGAGCAGACCTTCGGCAAGGGCGTGGCGCAGATTCCGCTCGACACCCCGGACGGCGGCAAGGTCGCCATCGTCGCCAACGAGTGGCTGACCCCCAAGGGCCGCCAGATCCACAAGAAGGGCATCACGCCCGACGTGGTCGTGAAGGACACCCGCTACACCGTGCCCCTGAACTTCACGGGCGGCGGCCTGGCCCCGGGTGCCAAGCTCACCCTCACCGTGGGCGGCAAGCCCGTTACCGTCACCGCCGACAAGGACGGCAAGTTCACCTACACCGGTGAGGTGAAGCGCCCCACCCGCTCGGCCACCCAGGGCGAGGCGGTCGTGGACGTGCAGGGCGACGCGATCCTGAAAAAGGCCGTGGACCTGCTGAAGTAA
- the ftsE gene encoding cell division ATP-binding protein FtsE: MIQFRNVTLEYPVTRTLALDDLTLGVGKGEFVYLVGHSGAGKSSFMNLVLKRALPTRGEVRIAGESLSRYRGGRTALLRRRIGTVFQDNLLLDHLNVYDNVAFTLRVTGVPGREWPARVTAALRTVGLEHKKYALPVQLSQGEQQRVAIARAIVMDPPLLLADEPTGNLDPDNSREVLKVLQNVNLRGTTVVVATHARDLVETFRHRTVTLRRGKLVRDDPFGGYAL; this comes from the coding sequence ATGATCCAGTTCAGGAACGTGACGCTGGAATACCCCGTGACCCGCACCCTGGCCCTCGACGACCTCACCCTGGGGGTGGGCAAGGGCGAGTTCGTGTACCTCGTGGGGCACTCGGGCGCGGGCAAGAGCAGCTTCATGAACCTGGTCCTCAAGCGGGCGCTGCCGACCCGGGGCGAGGTGCGGATCGCCGGGGAGAGCCTGAGCCGCTACCGGGGGGGCCGCACCGCCCTGCTGCGGCGCCGCATCGGCACCGTCTTTCAGGACAACCTGCTCCTCGACCACCTCAACGTCTACGACAACGTGGCCTTTACCCTGCGCGTGACGGGCGTTCCCGGGCGCGAGTGGCCCGCCCGCGTGACTGCCGCCCTCCGCACGGTGGGCCTGGAACACAAGAAATACGCCCTGCCCGTGCAGCTTTCGCAGGGCGAGCAGCAGCGCGTCGCCATCGCCCGCGCCATCGTGATGGACCCGCCCCTCCTGCTCGCCGACGAGCCCACCGGCAACCTCGATCCCGACAACAGCCGCGAGGTTCTCAAGGTCCTCCAGAACGTCAACCTGCGCGGCACCACCGTGGTCGTCGCCACCCACGCCCGCGACCTCGTCGAGACCTTCCGCCACCGCACCGTGACCCTGCGGCGGGGAAAACTGGTGCGGGACGATCCCTTTGGGGGGTACGCCCTGTGA
- a CDS encoding cell division protein FtsX has product MSYHFRQALLAMRGSLTATFATLTTMTLTLLMLGFVLLLTLNVNRTLAQLESQVEVAAFLHPGTDGKALLAQVRGLPQVRSASLVTSAQVLAEMTRDYPYARDAAQLAGNPFPDTLRLRVGRVEDSRTVAAAVSTLAGVDDVEYGAGYVDQTVRTLTAVRAAGYVLVGLLLLGTLFNILNAVRVAMYARRNEISVMRLLGATRGFIRMPHVIEGVLLGVTASALALALLTPTYLELASRVQLFAPVFPVVRDLPSLLPILGGVGVLGILIGLAGSLFASRRYLRELE; this is encoded by the coding sequence GTGAGCTACCACTTCCGCCAGGCCCTCCTCGCCATGCGCGGCAGCCTCACGGCGACCTTTGCCACGCTGACCACCATGACCCTTACGCTGCTGATGCTGGGGTTCGTGCTGCTGCTCACGCTGAATGTGAACCGCACGCTCGCGCAGCTCGAATCGCAGGTCGAGGTGGCGGCGTTCCTGCACCCGGGCACGGACGGGAAGGCCCTGCTCGCGCAGGTTCGCGGGCTTCCCCAGGTGCGTTCCGCCTCGCTGGTGACGAGCGCGCAGGTGCTCGCGGAGATGACCCGCGACTACCCCTACGCGCGGGACGCGGCGCAACTTGCCGGAAACCCCTTCCCCGACACGCTGCGGCTGCGGGTGGGGCGGGTGGAGGACTCGCGCACGGTCGCGGCGGCGGTCTCCACCCTCGCCGGGGTGGACGACGTGGAGTACGGGGCGGGGTACGTGGACCAGACGGTGCGGACGCTGACGGCGGTGCGGGCGGCGGGGTACGTGCTCGTGGGGCTGCTGCTGCTGGGCACGCTCTTCAACATCCTGAATGCCGTACGGGTCGCCATGTATGCCCGGCGCAACGAGATCAGCGTGATGCGGCTGCTGGGGGCGACACGCGGTTTTATCCGCATGCCGCACGTGATCGAGGGCGTGCTACTGGGCGTGACGGCCTCGGCGCTGGCGCTGGCGCTGCTGACCCCGACCTACCTGGAATTGGCCTCGCGGGTGCAGCTCTTCGCGCCGGTGTTCCCGGTGGTGCGTGACCTCCCCAGCCTGCTGCCCATCCTGGGTGGCGTGGGCGTGCTGGGCATCCTGATCGGGCTGGCGGGGAGCCTCTTCGCCTCGCGGCGCTACCTGCGGGAGTTGGAGTGA
- a CDS encoding peptidoglycan DD-metalloendopeptidase family protein, protein MRTRLPRWPALVLLSAALLAGAQTTSERLQQLQRELQNQRSLSVQQREELEKLRANIQNLTAQQRQTLDRLDTLAEGVADLENETATLAARVALAQRQLADTTAQREVTEARVKQLQGDVRELLNTLYRERSGRYLQLLSQSRSLSDLLIRLKYANMAGQYNIQVTRTLRQEVQTLETQRNQQQEWAASLEDLQQERLAKLTELRDRRAEQQRLLASLKRSEQGQRTLAAQTRAQQAVTARTIDELVGAVVQERARIEAERRRRLEEERKRREAELRRIREAQERARQEALRLARIRAEQERQARLARERAAAEAKARAEAAARARAAAEARAAAEARARAQAQAEARAARDRAAREAALAAQRQRQAQVEQEQAALRQREAQAQQAATQVEQDLAPLPETSGPLGFPLPGGSVSQPYGENGAQWSVLQSGEGGQAVAALAGNVITTAYYASLGWVILIDHGATVTAYFGLQDSQVNVGDRVAQGTPLGTVGGSPIFGPGRMAFQVNAVSGGSRRPVPPTF, encoded by the coding sequence GTGAGAACCCGGCTGCCGCGCTGGCCCGCGCTCGTGCTGCTCTCGGCGGCGCTGCTGGCCGGGGCGCAGACGACGAGCGAGCGGCTCCAGCAGCTTCAACGCGAATTGCAAAACCAGCGCAGCCTGAGCGTTCAGCAACGCGAGGAACTGGAGAAGCTGCGGGCGAACATCCAGAACCTGACCGCCCAGCAGCGGCAGACCCTGGACCGCCTGGACACGCTCGCCGAGGGGGTGGCCGACCTGGAGAACGAGACGGCGACCCTGGCCGCCCGGGTGGCCCTCGCCCAGCGCCAACTCGCCGACACGACGGCGCAGCGCGAGGTGACCGAGGCGCGGGTGAAGCAGCTTCAGGGCGACGTACGGGAGTTGCTGAACACCCTGTACCGCGAGCGCAGCGGGCGCTACCTCCAGCTCCTGTCGCAGTCGCGCAGCCTGTCCGACCTCCTGATCCGGCTCAAGTACGCCAACATGGCCGGGCAGTACAACATTCAAGTCACGCGCACCCTGCGCCAGGAGGTGCAAACCCTGGAGACGCAGCGCAACCAGCAGCAGGAGTGGGCGGCCAGCCTGGAGGACCTTCAGCAGGAGCGCCTCGCCAAACTCACCGAGTTGCGTGATCGCCGGGCCGAGCAGCAGCGGCTGTTGGCGAGCCTGAAGCGCAGCGAGCAGGGCCAGCGCACCCTCGCCGCCCAGACGCGGGCGCAGCAGGCCGTGACCGCCCGCACCATCGACGAACTCGTGGGCGCCGTGGTTCAGGAACGCGCCCGCATCGAGGCCGAGCGCCGCCGCCGCCTGGAGGAGGAGCGCAAGCGCCGCGAGGCCGAGTTGCGCCGCATCCGGGAAGCCCAGGAACGCGCCCGGCAGGAGGCGCTGCGCCTGGCCCGCATCCGCGCCGAGCAGGAGCGCCAGGCCCGCCTCGCCCGCGAGCGTGCTGCCGCCGAGGCAAAAGCACGTGCGGAAGCCGCCGCCCGCGCCAGGGCCGCGGCTGAGGCCCGGGCGGCGGCAGAAGCCAGAGCGCGGGCTCAGGCCCAGGCCGAAGCGCGAGCCGCCCGTGACCGCGCCGCCCGGGAGGCCGCCCTGGCCGCCCAACGCCAGCGTCAGGCCCAGGTCGAGCAGGAACAGGCTGCCCTGCGCCAGCGCGAGGCCCAGGCCCAGCAGGCGGCGACGCAGGTTGAGCAGGACCTAGCCCCCCTGCCCGAAACAAGCGGTCCCCTCGGCTTTCCCCTCCCCGGCGGCAGCGTGAGCCAGCCCTACGGCGAGAACGGTGCCCAGTGGAGCGTCCTGCAAAGCGGCGAGGGCGGGCAGGCGGTCGCCGCGCTTGCGGGCAACGTGATCACCACGGCCTACTATGCCAGCCTGGGCTGGGTCATCCTGATCGACCACGGCGCCACCGTCACCGCGTACTTCGGCCTGCAAGACTCGCAGGTCAACGTCGGCGACCGGGTAGCGCAGGGCACGCCGCTCGGCACCGTTGGCGGCAGCCCCATCTTCGGCCCGGGCCGCATGGCCTTTCAGGTCAACGCCGTGAGCGGCGGAAGCCGTAGGCCGGTGCCGCCGACGTTCTGA
- the rpsP gene encoding 30S ribosomal protein S16 — MVKIRLSRFGSAHNPHYRIVVTDARNPRDGGYIENLGHYDPRKTTQEYLKVNTERAAYWLSVGAQPTQTARRLLKSQGVKVA; from the coding sequence ATGGTCAAGATTCGCCTGTCCCGTTTCGGCTCTGCCCACAACCCCCACTACCGCATCGTGGTCACCGACGCCCGCAACCCCCGCGACGGTGGCTACATCGAGAACCTGGGGCACTACGACCCCCGCAAGACCACCCAGGAGTACCTGAAGGTCAACACTGAGCGCGCGGCCTACTGGCTCTCGGTGGGTGCCCAGCCCACCCAGACCGCCCGCCGCCTGCTCAAGTCCCAGGGCGTCAAGGTCGCCTGA
- a CDS encoding KH domain-containing protein — translation MKTDPVDLTLFLAQSVVDQPSLVRASRRGPTVIVRVGPGEEGRLIGRQGRVIQAIRTLVRAACDPRERVNVDLDAPRKP, via the coding sequence ATGAAAACCGACCCCGTGGACCTGACCCTTTTCCTGGCACAGAGCGTGGTGGATCAGCCGTCGCTCGTGCGGGCCTCCCGGCGTGGGCCGACCGTGATCGTGCGGGTGGGGCCGGGCGAGGAAGGGCGGCTGATCGGGCGGCAGGGCCGGGTCATTCAGGCGATTCGCACCCTGGTGCGCGCGGCGTGCGATCCCCGCGAGCGGGTGAATGTGGACCTCGACGCGCCGCGCAAGCCGTGA
- the rimM gene encoding ribosome maturation factor RimM (Essential for efficient processing of 16S rRNA), whose protein sequence is MTVPEDTTRLGYFLGPHGVQGGVKVYVLGNAEQMLDLPRVWVEGRGWLRVRRAEALAPGVALHLAGVTSREGAEALRGANVYAADADLPPLEEGSYYYHELRGLPVQGADGTRLGEVTDVVDGGHQDLLVVAHPGGEGFLPLQAPYVVVRTGNTGRPSAIALTGDAPAGLLGEDAEEA, encoded by the coding sequence GTGACGGTTCCCGAGGACACGACGCGGCTGGGGTACTTCCTGGGGCCGCACGGGGTACAGGGCGGCGTGAAGGTGTATGTGCTGGGGAACGCCGAGCAGATGCTGGACCTGCCCCGGGTCTGGGTGGAGGGCCGGGGCTGGCTGCGGGTGCGCCGCGCCGAAGCCCTCGCGCCCGGCGTGGCCCTGCACCTGGCAGGCGTGACGAGCCGCGAGGGGGCCGAGGCCCTGCGCGGGGCAAACGTCTACGCCGCCGACGCCGACCTGCCCCCGCTGGAGGAAGGGAGCTACTACTACCACGAGCTGCGCGGCCTGCCTGTCCAGGGTGCGGATGGGACCCGGCTGGGCGAGGTGACGGACGTGGTGGACGGGGGGCATCAGGACCTCCTCGTGGTGGCGCACCCCGGCGGCGAGGGCTTTCTGCCGCTGCAAGCCCCTTATGTGGTCGTCCGCACGGGGAACACAGGCCGACCGTCGGCCATCGCGCTCACCGGGGACGCCCCCGCCGGGCTGCTGGGCGAGGACGCGGAGGAGGCGTGA